One Phaseolus vulgaris cultivar G19833 chromosome 4, P. vulgaris v2.0, whole genome shotgun sequence DNA window includes the following coding sequences:
- the LOC137838408 gene encoding uncharacterized protein, which translates to MTTRPARARSEEMTLQQLMGMVHGLQDAVAASKVEQERMQADLTASQARSEELHRTNEELRHRWRGRDEPEAASPPREFTTPFSQAILETAIPNTFTGPKATFTGMEDPEAHLTAFHKQMLLVGGSDAVRCKLFMSTLTGMAMDWFISLPEGHVTSFAQLSQLFREQYLANRTLAPISYDLFDVKQFQGETLKEYISRFGAQVVKVGTKEEPMIVYTFKKGVRPRSFSKTLNCSRPKTFAEIRRQAVEHIASEGETYEKCTTTAPARPKAQIRSQPVRVHQAVTERKHLDRKRAYEPRRTQPKGRVEEGREASRPSIKADKVLGPRKESWCEFHEAFGHHINNCLALGYQLDELVKNCFLKDYLMEKKAG; encoded by the coding sequence ATGACCACCCGACCagcacgcgctaggagtgaagagatgaccctacaacaactcatgggcatgGTGCATGGGCTACAAGACGCAGTGGCAGCCTCTAAAGTAGaacaggagcgcatgcaggcggaccTAACAGCCTCTCAAGCAAGAAGCGAGGAACTCCACCGCaccaacgaggagttacgcCATAGATGGCGTGGCAGAGATGAACCGGAGGCTGCATCCCCACCCAGGGAATTCACAACACCATTTTCACAGGCAATCTTGGAGACGGCAATTCCCAATACGTTCACAGGACCCAAAGCGACCTTCACGggaatggaggatcctgaagcacacctcacggcgttccacaAACAGATGTTGCTGGTAGGCGGGTCAGACGCCGTTAGGTGCAAGCtttttatgagcaccctgacaggaatggccatggattggttcatcagcctcccagagggccacGTCACGTCCTTCGCCCAACTTTCACAACTATTTAGAGAACAGTACCTGGCCAACAGAACTCTCGCCCCAATCTCGTACGATCTCTTCGACGTCAAGCAGTTCCAAGGAGAAACCCTAAAAGAatacataagccgctttggggcacaggtggtgaaagTAGGCACCAAGGAGGAACCCATGATTGTATACACGTTCAAGAAGGGGGTGCGTCCCAGATCTTTCAGTAAAACGCTTAACTGCAGTCGCCCCAAAACCTTCGCCGAGATAAGGCGACaagcggtagaacatattgcctCAGAAGGTGAAACGTACGAGAAATGCACAACCACTGCGCCAGCGCGTCCCAAGGCACAGATACGCTCGCAACCTGTTCGGGTTCACCAAGCCGTCACAGAAAGAAAACACTTGGACAGGAAACGCGCTTACGAGCCACGGAGGACCCAACCTAAGGGTCGAGTAGAGGAAGGGAGAGAAGCAAGCAGGCCGTCGATTAAAgctgacaaggtgctgggacctcgCAAGGAgtcatggtgcgaattccacgaagcattcgggcaccatattaacaactgtcTGGCGCTTGgttatcagttggatgagcttgtgaagaattgtttcctgaaggattacttaATGGAGAAAAAGGCGGGATGA